Proteins encoded by one window of Corythoichthys intestinalis isolate RoL2023-P3 chromosome 20, ASM3026506v1, whole genome shotgun sequence:
- the pdia4 gene encoding protein disulfide-isomerase A4: MRKTALLLIVLLGVAYFTTECRCEDEGFEELEDDEEDSDEQEEDEDDDTEVKEENGVLVLTDANFDTFIEGKDTVLVEFYAPWCGHCKQFAPEYEKIAQTLKENDPPIPVAKVDATEAKDLGSRFDVSGYPTIKVLKRGEAVDYDGDRTEKAIVERVLQISQPDWKPPPEATLVLTKDNFDETVNNAEIILVEFYAPWCGHCKRLAPEYEKAAQELSRRSPPIPLAKVDATVESEVASRFDVSGYPTLKIFRKGKIFEYNGPREKHGIVDYMAEQAGPPSKLVHLTKQMQELLKDGDDAVIVGVFSSEQDAAYEVYVEACNSLREDFTFRHTFSAEVAKLLKASPGQVVIVQPEKFRSKYEPASRTLPVKDSTLVSDVQEFFKKHVTPLVGHRKPSNDAKRYTKRPLVVVYYGVDFSFDYRKATQFWRSKVLEVAQDFPEYTFAIADEEDYADELKNLGLSESGEEVNVGILAEGGKKFAMEPDEFDADLLREFVLAFKKGKLQPIIKSQPVPKNNKGPVKVVVGKTFEEIVKDAKKDVLVEFYAPWCGHCKKMEPEYLALAKKYKDEKNLVIAKMDATANDIPDDKYKAEGFPTIYFAPSDGKHKPVKFEGGDRTVDSLSKFLEEHATKLSHTRDEL, from the exons ATGAGGAAGACTGCGTTACTACTCATTGTACTGCTCGGCGTCGCTTACTTTACGACTGAATGCAGATGTGAAGATG AAGGGTTCGAGGAGCTTGAGGACGACGAGGAGGATAGTGACgaacaggaggaagatgaagatgaCGACACAGAGGTTAAAGAAGAGAATGGAGTACTGGTTCTGACTGATGCCAACTTTGACACCTTCATAGAGGGCAAAGACACTGTGCTTGTGGAATTCTATGCTCCATG GTGTGGTCACTGTAAACAGTTTGCGCCAGAGTACGAGAAGATCGCACAAACCCTAAAAGAGAACGATCCTCCCATCCCGGTAGCTAAAGTGGATGCCACAGAGGCAAAGGACCTGGGAAGCAGGTTCGACGTGTCGGGCTATCCCACCATCAAGGTCTTGAAAAGAGGTGAAGCTGTGGACTACGATGGAGACAGGACTGAGAAGG CTATCGTTGAACGCGTTCTCCAGATCTCTCAACCTGACTGGAAGCCCCCACCTGAGGCTACGCTAGTGCTCACCAAGGATAACTTTGACGAGACTGTCAACAATGCTGAAATTATCTTGGTGGAATTTTATGCTCCCTG GTGCGGACACTGTAAGCGTTTGGCACCCGAGTACGAGAAGGCGGCCCAGGAGTTAAGCCGGCGCTCGCCTCCCATCCCGCTTGCCAAAGTGGACGCCACTGTGGAGAGCGAAGTGGCCTCCCGCTTCGACGTCAGCGGCTACCCCACCCTCAAGATCTTCCGGAAGGGCAAAATTTTCGAGTACAATGGGCCTAGAGAGAAGCACG GCATTGTGGACTACATGGCTGAGCAGGCGGGCCCCCCCTCCAAACTGGTGCATCTAACCAAACAAATGCAGGAATTACTGAAAGATGGCGACGACGCAGTCATAGTTGGTGTCTTCTCCAGTGAACAGGATGCGGCTTATGAGGTCTACGTCGAGGCTT GTAACTCACTCAGGGAAGACTTCACCTTCCGTCACACCTTCAGCGCCGAGGTGGCCAAGCTGCTTAAAGCCTCTCCCGGTCAGGTGGTCATCGTTCAGCCAGAAAAGTTTCGCTCCAAATACGAGCCAGCCTCACGTACTCTTCCAGTAAAG GACTCTACATTGGTTTCGGATGTGCAGGAGTTTTTTAAGAAGCACGTAACTCCTCTAGTGGGCCACAGAAAGCCAAGCAATGATGCCAAACGCTACACCAAGAGGCCGCTTGTGGTGGTTTACTACGGAGTTGACTTTAGCTTTGACTACAGAAAAG CCACTCAGTTCTGGAGGTCCAAAGTGCTGGAGGTGGCCCAGGACTTCCCCGAATACACGTTTGCCATCGCCGACGAGGAAGACTACGCGGATGAGCTGAAGAATCTGGGCTTGAGCGAGAGCGGCGAGGAAGTCAACGTCGGGATTCTGGCTGAAGGTGGCAAAAAGTTTGCCATGGAGCCTGATGAGTTTGACGCCGACTTGCTGAGGGAATTTGTTCTGGCTTTCAAGAAGG GAAAACTGCAGCCCATCATCAAGTCCCAGCCGGTGCCGAAGAACAACAAAGGACCGGTGAAGGTTGTCGTAGGAAAGACCTTCGAAGAGATCGTCAAAGACGCCAAGAAGGACGTCCTGGTGGAGTTTTACGCACCCTGGTGCGGACACTGTAAAAAAATGGAGCCGGAGTACTTGGCGCTGGCCAAGAAGTACAAGGACGAGAAGAACCTGGTGATCGCCAAGATGGACGCCACGGCGAACGACATCCCCGACGACAAGTACAAAGCG